A portion of the Equus quagga isolate Etosha38 chromosome 17, UCLA_HA_Equagga_1.0, whole genome shotgun sequence genome contains these proteins:
- the TTLL4 gene encoding tubulin monoglutamylase TTLL4 isoform X3, with translation MASAGTEHYSLGLRRGSTFKQTGPSGTVPAPPPEKPSEGKVWSQAHQQVKPIWKLEKKHVGPLSPRLGPGLLGVPPQQAYFFCPSTLCSSGTTAVIAGHSSSCYLHSLPDLFSSTLLYRRSSNRHKPYQQLESFCLRSSPSEKRPFSIPQKSLPVRLTAHKATSFTVSPMAQPVASSSADPYLSLGAAGENPSRNSLASAISGKTPSPPSSPSSSYKPMLNNNSFMLPNSTKVPLLQATEGLKPVSSPKIQLVSWRHSGGTGDCVLQRVEHKVPKSNGTVLGDGPACSPLSTPSSLDTSTTSVASPQYNQSDSAMRAEPHPCGLGGDSASQALTKEVRFTEAVRKLTARSFEKKPRQGCQFDQSCFTNPSLQWDLLNRNRRWKPPLVGQQFPQEDAGGDSRILPGASDTLELDGTVFCTKRISIHLLASHAHGLSRSPACGSVIDSPPRGEDKTPVLPSSPQPLGVADVATRLSSIQLGKEGPEEARELDSPARDIGSAADVQLDQVEAEDLEEDLVDGLEDCCSHDEDEEEEGDSECSSLSAVSPSESVAVISRDCTEILTKPLSSEKVVRPALIYSLFPNVPPTIYFGTRDERVEKLPWEQRKLLRWKMSTVTPNIVKQTIGRSHFKISKRNDDWLGCWGHHMKSPSFRSIREHQKLNHFPGSFQIGRKDRLWRNLSRMQSRFGKKEFSFFPQSFILPQDAKLLRKAWESSSRQKWIVKPPASARGIGIQVIHKWSQLPKRRPLLVQRYLHKPYLISGSKFDLRIYVYVTSYDPLRIYLFSDGLVRFASCKYSPSMKSLGNKFMHLTNYSVNKKNTEYQANADETACQGHKWALKALWNYLSQKGVNSDAIWEKIKDVVVKTIISSEPYVTSLLKTYVRRPYSCHELFGFDIMLDENLKPWVLEVNISPSLHSNSPLDISIKGQMIRDLLNLAGFVLPNAEDIISSSSSSSSSSTSLSSSPRDKCRMAPEHFTAQKMKKAYYLTQKVPDQDFYASVLDVLTPDDVRVLVEMEDEFSRRGQFERIFPSRISSRYLRFFEQPRYFNILTTQWEQKYHGNKLKGVDLLRSWCYKGFHTGAVSDSVPLWSLPASLLTVPKDEVTPSAFSKSEPGKLGKPSSSKDSEDTSKEASLSTQMLPVTKCSGRTRLSASSASQLTGDSLLAAVSP, from the exons ATGGCCTCAGCAGGAACAGAGCACTACAGTCTTGGCCTCCGCCGGGGAAGCACCTTCAAGCAGACTGGGCCCTCAGGCACAGTGCCTGCCCCGCCACCTGAGAAACCCTCTGAGGGCAAAGTCTGGTCTCAGGCCCATCAGCAAGTGAAGCCAATCTGGAAGCTGGAGAAGAAGCACGTGGGTCCGCTTTCACCACGGTTGGGCCCAGGCCTCCTGGGTGTCCCACCTCAGCAAGCCTATTTCTTTTGCCCCAGCACTTTATGTAGCTCTGGGACCACAGCTGTCATTGCAGGCCACAGCAGCTCCTGTTACCTGCACTCGCTCCCAGACTTGTTCAGCAGCACCCTGCTGTACCGCCGCTCCAGCAATAGGCACAAACCATACCAGCAACTGGAGTCCTTCTGCTTGCGTTCAAGCCCGTCAGAAAAAAGACCTTTTTCTATCCCTCAAAAGAGCCTTCCTGTCAGACTCACTGCCCATAAGGCCACTTCTTTCACAGTCTCCCCCATGGCCCAGCCCGTGGCATCCTCATCTGCAGATCCATACCTCTCACTGGGAGCAGCTGGGGAAAACCCTTCAAGGAACAGCCTGGCCTCTGCCATCTCAGGGAAGACCccatctccaccctcctccccttcctcctcctacaAGCCCATGCTGAACAACAACTCCTTCATGCTGCCAAATAGCACTAAAGTGCCTTTATTGCAGGCCACGGAGGGCCTGAAGCCAGTATCCTCACCCAAGATCCAACTTGTCTCCTGGCGTCATTCAGGGGGCACTGGAGACTGTGTGCTGCAGCGTGTTGAACACAAGGTCCCCAAGAGCAATGGCACTGTCCTAGGTGATGGCCCTGCCTGTAGTCCCCTGTCTACCCCTAGCTCCTTAGACACTTCCACCACCAGTGTTGCCTCTCCCCAGTACAACCAGAGTGACTCAGCCATGAGGGCAGAGCCACATCCCTGTGGCCTGGGTGGCGACTCTGCTTCCCAGGCTCTGACTAAGGAGGTTCGGTTCACTGAGGCCGTGAGGAAGTTGACTGCGAGAAGCTTTGAGAAGAAGCCGCGGCAAGGCTGCCAGTTTGACCAATCTTGTTTCACGAACCCCAGCTTGCAGTGGGATCTTCTCAATAGGAACAGACGGTGGAAACCTCCTTTGGTGGGCCAGCAGTTCCCTCAAGAGGATGCTGGAGGGGACAGTAGGATCCTCCCTGGAGCCTCAGACACCTTGGAGTTGGACGGTACGGTATTCTGTACCAAACGCATCAGCATTCACCTTCTTGCCTCACATGCTCATGGGCTCAGCCGCAGCCCTGCCTGTGGATCTGTGATCGACTCCCCACCACGTGGAGAAGACAAAACTCCAGTTCTGCCTTCTTCCCCTCAGCCTCTTGGAGTAGCCGATGTGGCCACCCGCCTCTCTTCCATCCAGCTTGGGAAGGAGGGGCCTGAGGAGGCCAGGGAGCTGGACTCACCTGCTAGGGATATTGG TTCAGCTGCTGACGTCCAGCTAGACCAGGTTGAGGCTGAAGATCTAGAAGAAGATCTGGTGGATGGTTTGGAAGACTGCTGCAGCCACGATGAGGACGAAGAGGAGGAGG GAGACTCAGAGTGCTCCTCGCTCAGTGCTGTCTCCCCCAGCGAGTCGGTGGCAGTGATCTCTCG GGACTGCACGGAGATTCTGACCAAACCCCTTTCCAGTGAGAAAGTTGTCCGACCAGCCCTCATCTACAGTCTCTTTCCCAACGTGCCCCCTACCATCTATTTTGGCACTCGGGACGAGAGAG TGGAGAAACTTCCCTGGGAGCAGAGGAAGCTGCTCCGGTGGAAGATGAGCACAGTGACCCCCAATATTGTCAAGCAGACCATTGGACGGTCCCACTTCAAAATTAGCAAGC GAAATGATGACTGGCTGGGCTGCTGGGGTCACCACATGAAGTCTCCTAGTTTCCGATCCATTCGGGAGCATCAGAAG CTAAACCATTTCCCAGGTTCATTCCAGATTGGCCGGAAGGATCGCCTGTGGCGGAACCTGTCCCGCATGCAGAGCCGCTTTGGCAAGAAGGAGTTCAGTTTCTTCCCCCAGTCCTTTATCCTGCCGCAGGATGCCAAGCTCCTGCGCAAAGCCTGGGAGAGCAGCAGCCGCCAAAAGTGGATTGTTAAACCA CCAGCGTCAGCTCGAGGCATTGGCATCCAGGTCATTCACAAGTGGAGTCAGCTCCCCAAGCGAAGGCCCCTTTTGGTACAGAG GTATCTGCACAAACCCTACCTCATCAGCGGCAGCAAGTTTGATCTGCGAATCTATGTTTACGTCACCTCCTACGATCCTCTGCGGATTTACCTCTTTTCAGATGGTCTCGTCCGCTTTGCCAGTTGCAA gTATTCCCCTTCCATGAAGAGTCTTGGCAACAAGTTCATGCACCTGACCAACTACAGTGTCAATAAAAAGAACACTGAGTACCAGGCCAACGCAGATGAAACGGCCTGCCAGGGCCACAAATG GGCACTGAAGGCTTTGTGGAACTACCTGAGCCAGAAGGGAGTCAACAGTGATGCCATCTGGGAGAAGATAAAGGATGTTGTTGTCAAAACCATCATCTC GTCAGAACCCTACGTGACCAGCCTGCTGAAGACGTATGTGCGGCGGCCCTACAGCTGCCACGAGCTCTTTGGTTTCGATATCATGCTGGATGAGAACCTCAAGCCCTGGGTCCTGGAAGTCAACATTTCCCCGAG TCTCCACTCCAACTCTCCACTGGACATCAGCATCAAAGGCCAGATGATCCGTGACCTTCTGAACCTGGCAGGCTTTGTTCTGCCCAACGCAGAGGATATCATTTCCAGctccagcagctccagcagcTCCAGCACCAG CCTGTCCAGCTCCCCCAGGGACAAATGTCGAATGGCCCCGGAGCACTTCACTGCGCAGAAGATGAAGAAAGCCTATTACTTGACCCAGAAAGTTCCTGATCAG GACTTCTATGCATCCGTGCTGGATGTCCTGACACCAGATGACGTTCGGGTTCTGGTCGAGATGGAAGATGAGTTTTCTCGCCGTGGTCAATTTGAACGAATTTTTCCTTCTCGAATCTCCTCTCGCTATCTCCGCTTTTTTGAGCAGCCACGATATTTCAACATTCTCACCACCCAATGGGAACAGAAGTACCATGGCAACAAGCTCAAAG GAGTTGATCTACTTCGCAGTTGGTGCTACAAAGGGTTCCACACAGGAGCCGTCtctgattctgttccactg TGGTCTCTCCCAGCATCCCTTCTGACTGTCCCAAAGGATGAAGTGACACCCAGTGCTTTCTCCAAATCGGAGCCTGGCAAGCTGGG gaAACCCAGTTCCTCAAAGGACAGTGAGGACACAAGCAAAGAGGCCAGCCTCTCCACCCAGATGCTGCCTGTGACCAAGTGCTCTGGGAGGACGAgactctctgcttcctctgcctcccagtTAACTGGTGACTCCCTCCTGGCTGCTGTGAGCCCTTGA
- the TTLL4 gene encoding tubulin monoglutamylase TTLL4 isoform X2 — MASAGTEHYSLGLRRGSTFKQTGPSGTVPAPPPEKPSEGKVWSQAHQQVKPIWKLEKKHVGPLSPRLGPGLLGVPPQQAYFFCPSTLCSSGTTAVIAGHSSSCYLHSLPDLFSSTLLYRRSSNRHKPYQQLESFCLRSSPSEKRPFSIPQKSLPVRLTAHKATSFTVSPMAQPVASSSADPYLSLGAAGENPSRNSLASAISGKTPSPPSSPSSSYKPMLNNNSFMLPNSTKVPLLQATEGLKPVSSPKIQLVSWRHSGGTGDCVLQRVEHKVPKSNGTVLGDGPACSPLSTPSSLDTSTTSVASPQYNQSDSAMRAEPHPCGLGGDSASQALTKEVRFTEAVRKLTARSFEKKPRQGCQFDQSCFTNPSLQWDLLNRNRRWKPPLVGQQFPQEDAGGDSRILPGASDTLELDGTVFCTKRISIHLLASHAHGLSRSPACGSVIDSPPRGEDKTPVLPSSPQPLGVADVATRLSSIQLGKEGPEEARELDSPARDIGSAADVQLDQVEAEDLEEDLVDGLEDCCSHDEDEEEEGDSECSSLSAVSPSESVAVISRDCTEILTKPLSSEKVVRPALIYSLFPNVPPTIYFGTRDERVEKLPWEQRKLLRWKMSTVTPNIVKQTIGRSHFKISKRNDDWLGCWGHHMKSPSFRSIREHQKVHSRLAGRIACGGTCPACRAALARRSSVSSPSPLSCRRMPSSCAKPGRAAAAKSGLLNHQRQLEALASRSFTSGVSSPSEGPFWYRGICTNPTSSAAASLICESMFTSPPTILCGFTSFQMVSSALPVASMWHWYSPSMKSLGNKFMHLTNYSVNKKNTEYQANADETACQGHKWALKALWNYLSQKGVNSDAIWEKIKDVVVKTIISSEPYVTSLLKTYVRRPYSCHELFGFDIMLDENLKPWVLEVNISPSLHSNSPLDISIKGQMIRDLLNLAGFVLPNAEDIISSSSSSSSSSTSLSSSPRDKCRMAPEHFTAQKMKKAYYLTQKVPDQDFYASVLDVLTPDDVRVLVEMEDEFSRRGQFERIFPSRISSRYLRFFEQPRYFNILTTQWEQKYHGNKLKGVDLLRSWCYKGFHTGAVSDSVPLWSLPASLLTVPKDEVTPSAFSKSEPGKLGKHSSSEGSILLSEDETTKPKKTQAGLFLFPRKPSSSKDSEDTSKEASLSTQMLPVTKCSGRTRLSASSASQLTGDSLLAAVSP; from the exons ATGGCCTCAGCAGGAACAGAGCACTACAGTCTTGGCCTCCGCCGGGGAAGCACCTTCAAGCAGACTGGGCCCTCAGGCACAGTGCCTGCCCCGCCACCTGAGAAACCCTCTGAGGGCAAAGTCTGGTCTCAGGCCCATCAGCAAGTGAAGCCAATCTGGAAGCTGGAGAAGAAGCACGTGGGTCCGCTTTCACCACGGTTGGGCCCAGGCCTCCTGGGTGTCCCACCTCAGCAAGCCTATTTCTTTTGCCCCAGCACTTTATGTAGCTCTGGGACCACAGCTGTCATTGCAGGCCACAGCAGCTCCTGTTACCTGCACTCGCTCCCAGACTTGTTCAGCAGCACCCTGCTGTACCGCCGCTCCAGCAATAGGCACAAACCATACCAGCAACTGGAGTCCTTCTGCTTGCGTTCAAGCCCGTCAGAAAAAAGACCTTTTTCTATCCCTCAAAAGAGCCTTCCTGTCAGACTCACTGCCCATAAGGCCACTTCTTTCACAGTCTCCCCCATGGCCCAGCCCGTGGCATCCTCATCTGCAGATCCATACCTCTCACTGGGAGCAGCTGGGGAAAACCCTTCAAGGAACAGCCTGGCCTCTGCCATCTCAGGGAAGACCccatctccaccctcctccccttcctcctcctacaAGCCCATGCTGAACAACAACTCCTTCATGCTGCCAAATAGCACTAAAGTGCCTTTATTGCAGGCCACGGAGGGCCTGAAGCCAGTATCCTCACCCAAGATCCAACTTGTCTCCTGGCGTCATTCAGGGGGCACTGGAGACTGTGTGCTGCAGCGTGTTGAACACAAGGTCCCCAAGAGCAATGGCACTGTCCTAGGTGATGGCCCTGCCTGTAGTCCCCTGTCTACCCCTAGCTCCTTAGACACTTCCACCACCAGTGTTGCCTCTCCCCAGTACAACCAGAGTGACTCAGCCATGAGGGCAGAGCCACATCCCTGTGGCCTGGGTGGCGACTCTGCTTCCCAGGCTCTGACTAAGGAGGTTCGGTTCACTGAGGCCGTGAGGAAGTTGACTGCGAGAAGCTTTGAGAAGAAGCCGCGGCAAGGCTGCCAGTTTGACCAATCTTGTTTCACGAACCCCAGCTTGCAGTGGGATCTTCTCAATAGGAACAGACGGTGGAAACCTCCTTTGGTGGGCCAGCAGTTCCCTCAAGAGGATGCTGGAGGGGACAGTAGGATCCTCCCTGGAGCCTCAGACACCTTGGAGTTGGACGGTACGGTATTCTGTACCAAACGCATCAGCATTCACCTTCTTGCCTCACATGCTCATGGGCTCAGCCGCAGCCCTGCCTGTGGATCTGTGATCGACTCCCCACCACGTGGAGAAGACAAAACTCCAGTTCTGCCTTCTTCCCCTCAGCCTCTTGGAGTAGCCGATGTGGCCACCCGCCTCTCTTCCATCCAGCTTGGGAAGGAGGGGCCTGAGGAGGCCAGGGAGCTGGACTCACCTGCTAGGGATATTGG TTCAGCTGCTGACGTCCAGCTAGACCAGGTTGAGGCTGAAGATCTAGAAGAAGATCTGGTGGATGGTTTGGAAGACTGCTGCAGCCACGATGAGGACGAAGAGGAGGAGG GAGACTCAGAGTGCTCCTCGCTCAGTGCTGTCTCCCCCAGCGAGTCGGTGGCAGTGATCTCTCG GGACTGCACGGAGATTCTGACCAAACCCCTTTCCAGTGAGAAAGTTGTCCGACCAGCCCTCATCTACAGTCTCTTTCCCAACGTGCCCCCTACCATCTATTTTGGCACTCGGGACGAGAGAG TGGAGAAACTTCCCTGGGAGCAGAGGAAGCTGCTCCGGTGGAAGATGAGCACAGTGACCCCCAATATTGTCAAGCAGACCATTGGACGGTCCCACTTCAAAATTAGCAAGC GAAATGATGACTGGCTGGGCTGCTGGGGTCACCACATGAAGTCTCCTAGTTTCCGATCCATTCGGGAGCATCAGAAG GTTCATTCCAGATTGGCCGGAAGGATCGCCTGTGGCGGAACCTGTCCCGCATGCAGAGCCGCTTTGGCAAGAAGGAGTTCAGTTTCTTCCCCCAGTCCTTTATCCTGCCGCAGGATGCCAAGCTCCTGCGCAAAGCCTGGGAGAGCAGCAGCCGCCAAAAGTGGATTGTTAAACCA CCAGCGTCAGCTCGAGGCATTGGCATCCAGGTCATTCACAAGTGGAGTCAGCTCCCCAAGCGAAGGCCCCTTTTGGTACAGAG GTATCTGCACAAACCCTACCTCATCAGCGGCAGCAAGTTTGATCTGCGAATCTATGTTTACGTCACCTCCTACGATCCTCTGCGGATTTACCTCTTTTCAGATGGTCTCGTCCGCTTTGCCAGTTGCAAGTATGTGGCATTG gTATTCCCCTTCCATGAAGAGTCTTGGCAACAAGTTCATGCACCTGACCAACTACAGTGTCAATAAAAAGAACACTGAGTACCAGGCCAACGCAGATGAAACGGCCTGCCAGGGCCACAAATG GGCACTGAAGGCTTTGTGGAACTACCTGAGCCAGAAGGGAGTCAACAGTGATGCCATCTGGGAGAAGATAAAGGATGTTGTTGTCAAAACCATCATCTC GTCAGAACCCTACGTGACCAGCCTGCTGAAGACGTATGTGCGGCGGCCCTACAGCTGCCACGAGCTCTTTGGTTTCGATATCATGCTGGATGAGAACCTCAAGCCCTGGGTCCTGGAAGTCAACATTTCCCCGAG TCTCCACTCCAACTCTCCACTGGACATCAGCATCAAAGGCCAGATGATCCGTGACCTTCTGAACCTGGCAGGCTTTGTTCTGCCCAACGCAGAGGATATCATTTCCAGctccagcagctccagcagcTCCAGCACCAG CCTGTCCAGCTCCCCCAGGGACAAATGTCGAATGGCCCCGGAGCACTTCACTGCGCAGAAGATGAAGAAAGCCTATTACTTGACCCAGAAAGTTCCTGATCAG GACTTCTATGCATCCGTGCTGGATGTCCTGACACCAGATGACGTTCGGGTTCTGGTCGAGATGGAAGATGAGTTTTCTCGCCGTGGTCAATTTGAACGAATTTTTCCTTCTCGAATCTCCTCTCGCTATCTCCGCTTTTTTGAGCAGCCACGATATTTCAACATTCTCACCACCCAATGGGAACAGAAGTACCATGGCAACAAGCTCAAAG GAGTTGATCTACTTCGCAGTTGGTGCTACAAAGGGTTCCACACAGGAGCCGTCtctgattctgttccactg TGGTCTCTCCCAGCATCCCTTCTGACTGTCCCAAAGGATGAAGTGACACCCAGTGCTTTCTCCAAATCGGAGCCTGGCAAGCTGGG aaaacacagctcctctGAGGGAAGCATACTGCTCTCTGAAGACGAGACCACCAAGCCCAAGAAGACCCAAGCtggccttttccttttccccaggaAACCCAGTTCCTCAAAGGACAGTGAGGACACAAGCAAAGAGGCCAGCCTCTCCACCCAGATGCTGCCTGTGACCAAGTGCTCTGGGAGGACGAgactctctgcttcctctgcctcccagtTAACTGGTGACTCCCTCCTGGCTGCTGTGAGCCCTTGA
- the TTLL4 gene encoding tubulin monoglutamylase TTLL4 isoform X1: MASAGTEHYSLGLRRGSTFKQTGPSGTVPAPPPEKPSEGKVWSQAHQQVKPIWKLEKKHVGPLSPRLGPGLLGVPPQQAYFFCPSTLCSSGTTAVIAGHSSSCYLHSLPDLFSSTLLYRRSSNRHKPYQQLESFCLRSSPSEKRPFSIPQKSLPVRLTAHKATSFTVSPMAQPVASSSADPYLSLGAAGENPSRNSLASAISGKTPSPPSSPSSSYKPMLNNNSFMLPNSTKVPLLQATEGLKPVSSPKIQLVSWRHSGGTGDCVLQRVEHKVPKSNGTVLGDGPACSPLSTPSSLDTSTTSVASPQYNQSDSAMRAEPHPCGLGGDSASQALTKEVRFTEAVRKLTARSFEKKPRQGCQFDQSCFTNPSLQWDLLNRNRRWKPPLVGQQFPQEDAGGDSRILPGASDTLELDGTVFCTKRISIHLLASHAHGLSRSPACGSVIDSPPRGEDKTPVLPSSPQPLGVADVATRLSSIQLGKEGPEEARELDSPARDIGSAADVQLDQVEAEDLEEDLVDGLEDCCSHDEDEEEEGDSECSSLSAVSPSESVAVISRDCTEILTKPLSSEKVVRPALIYSLFPNVPPTIYFGTRDERVEKLPWEQRKLLRWKMSTVTPNIVKQTIGRSHFKISKRNDDWLGCWGHHMKSPSFRSIREHQKLNHFPGSFQIGRKDRLWRNLSRMQSRFGKKEFSFFPQSFILPQDAKLLRKAWESSSRQKWIVKPPASARGIGIQVIHKWSQLPKRRPLLVQRYLHKPYLISGSKFDLRIYVYVTSYDPLRIYLFSDGLVRFASCKYSPSMKSLGNKFMHLTNYSVNKKNTEYQANADETACQGHKWALKALWNYLSQKGVNSDAIWEKIKDVVVKTIISSEPYVTSLLKTYVRRPYSCHELFGFDIMLDENLKPWVLEVNISPSLHSNSPLDISIKGQMIRDLLNLAGFVLPNAEDIISSSSSSSSSSTSLSSSPRDKCRMAPEHFTAQKMKKAYYLTQKVPDQDFYASVLDVLTPDDVRVLVEMEDEFSRRGQFERIFPSRISSRYLRFFEQPRYFNILTTQWEQKYHGNKLKGVDLLRSWCYKGFHTGAVSDSVPLWSLPASLLTVPKDEVTPSAFSKSEPGKLGKHSSSEGSILLSEDETTKPKKTQAGLFLFPRKPSSSKDSEDTSKEASLSTQMLPVTKCSGRTRLSASSASQLTGDSLLAAVSP; the protein is encoded by the exons ATGGCCTCAGCAGGAACAGAGCACTACAGTCTTGGCCTCCGCCGGGGAAGCACCTTCAAGCAGACTGGGCCCTCAGGCACAGTGCCTGCCCCGCCACCTGAGAAACCCTCTGAGGGCAAAGTCTGGTCTCAGGCCCATCAGCAAGTGAAGCCAATCTGGAAGCTGGAGAAGAAGCACGTGGGTCCGCTTTCACCACGGTTGGGCCCAGGCCTCCTGGGTGTCCCACCTCAGCAAGCCTATTTCTTTTGCCCCAGCACTTTATGTAGCTCTGGGACCACAGCTGTCATTGCAGGCCACAGCAGCTCCTGTTACCTGCACTCGCTCCCAGACTTGTTCAGCAGCACCCTGCTGTACCGCCGCTCCAGCAATAGGCACAAACCATACCAGCAACTGGAGTCCTTCTGCTTGCGTTCAAGCCCGTCAGAAAAAAGACCTTTTTCTATCCCTCAAAAGAGCCTTCCTGTCAGACTCACTGCCCATAAGGCCACTTCTTTCACAGTCTCCCCCATGGCCCAGCCCGTGGCATCCTCATCTGCAGATCCATACCTCTCACTGGGAGCAGCTGGGGAAAACCCTTCAAGGAACAGCCTGGCCTCTGCCATCTCAGGGAAGACCccatctccaccctcctccccttcctcctcctacaAGCCCATGCTGAACAACAACTCCTTCATGCTGCCAAATAGCACTAAAGTGCCTTTATTGCAGGCCACGGAGGGCCTGAAGCCAGTATCCTCACCCAAGATCCAACTTGTCTCCTGGCGTCATTCAGGGGGCACTGGAGACTGTGTGCTGCAGCGTGTTGAACACAAGGTCCCCAAGAGCAATGGCACTGTCCTAGGTGATGGCCCTGCCTGTAGTCCCCTGTCTACCCCTAGCTCCTTAGACACTTCCACCACCAGTGTTGCCTCTCCCCAGTACAACCAGAGTGACTCAGCCATGAGGGCAGAGCCACATCCCTGTGGCCTGGGTGGCGACTCTGCTTCCCAGGCTCTGACTAAGGAGGTTCGGTTCACTGAGGCCGTGAGGAAGTTGACTGCGAGAAGCTTTGAGAAGAAGCCGCGGCAAGGCTGCCAGTTTGACCAATCTTGTTTCACGAACCCCAGCTTGCAGTGGGATCTTCTCAATAGGAACAGACGGTGGAAACCTCCTTTGGTGGGCCAGCAGTTCCCTCAAGAGGATGCTGGAGGGGACAGTAGGATCCTCCCTGGAGCCTCAGACACCTTGGAGTTGGACGGTACGGTATTCTGTACCAAACGCATCAGCATTCACCTTCTTGCCTCACATGCTCATGGGCTCAGCCGCAGCCCTGCCTGTGGATCTGTGATCGACTCCCCACCACGTGGAGAAGACAAAACTCCAGTTCTGCCTTCTTCCCCTCAGCCTCTTGGAGTAGCCGATGTGGCCACCCGCCTCTCTTCCATCCAGCTTGGGAAGGAGGGGCCTGAGGAGGCCAGGGAGCTGGACTCACCTGCTAGGGATATTGG TTCAGCTGCTGACGTCCAGCTAGACCAGGTTGAGGCTGAAGATCTAGAAGAAGATCTGGTGGATGGTTTGGAAGACTGCTGCAGCCACGATGAGGACGAAGAGGAGGAGG GAGACTCAGAGTGCTCCTCGCTCAGTGCTGTCTCCCCCAGCGAGTCGGTGGCAGTGATCTCTCG GGACTGCACGGAGATTCTGACCAAACCCCTTTCCAGTGAGAAAGTTGTCCGACCAGCCCTCATCTACAGTCTCTTTCCCAACGTGCCCCCTACCATCTATTTTGGCACTCGGGACGAGAGAG TGGAGAAACTTCCCTGGGAGCAGAGGAAGCTGCTCCGGTGGAAGATGAGCACAGTGACCCCCAATATTGTCAAGCAGACCATTGGACGGTCCCACTTCAAAATTAGCAAGC GAAATGATGACTGGCTGGGCTGCTGGGGTCACCACATGAAGTCTCCTAGTTTCCGATCCATTCGGGAGCATCAGAAG CTAAACCATTTCCCAGGTTCATTCCAGATTGGCCGGAAGGATCGCCTGTGGCGGAACCTGTCCCGCATGCAGAGCCGCTTTGGCAAGAAGGAGTTCAGTTTCTTCCCCCAGTCCTTTATCCTGCCGCAGGATGCCAAGCTCCTGCGCAAAGCCTGGGAGAGCAGCAGCCGCCAAAAGTGGATTGTTAAACCA CCAGCGTCAGCTCGAGGCATTGGCATCCAGGTCATTCACAAGTGGAGTCAGCTCCCCAAGCGAAGGCCCCTTTTGGTACAGAG GTATCTGCACAAACCCTACCTCATCAGCGGCAGCAAGTTTGATCTGCGAATCTATGTTTACGTCACCTCCTACGATCCTCTGCGGATTTACCTCTTTTCAGATGGTCTCGTCCGCTTTGCCAGTTGCAA gTATTCCCCTTCCATGAAGAGTCTTGGCAACAAGTTCATGCACCTGACCAACTACAGTGTCAATAAAAAGAACACTGAGTACCAGGCCAACGCAGATGAAACGGCCTGCCAGGGCCACAAATG GGCACTGAAGGCTTTGTGGAACTACCTGAGCCAGAAGGGAGTCAACAGTGATGCCATCTGGGAGAAGATAAAGGATGTTGTTGTCAAAACCATCATCTC GTCAGAACCCTACGTGACCAGCCTGCTGAAGACGTATGTGCGGCGGCCCTACAGCTGCCACGAGCTCTTTGGTTTCGATATCATGCTGGATGAGAACCTCAAGCCCTGGGTCCTGGAAGTCAACATTTCCCCGAG TCTCCACTCCAACTCTCCACTGGACATCAGCATCAAAGGCCAGATGATCCGTGACCTTCTGAACCTGGCAGGCTTTGTTCTGCCCAACGCAGAGGATATCATTTCCAGctccagcagctccagcagcTCCAGCACCAG CCTGTCCAGCTCCCCCAGGGACAAATGTCGAATGGCCCCGGAGCACTTCACTGCGCAGAAGATGAAGAAAGCCTATTACTTGACCCAGAAAGTTCCTGATCAG GACTTCTATGCATCCGTGCTGGATGTCCTGACACCAGATGACGTTCGGGTTCTGGTCGAGATGGAAGATGAGTTTTCTCGCCGTGGTCAATTTGAACGAATTTTTCCTTCTCGAATCTCCTCTCGCTATCTCCGCTTTTTTGAGCAGCCACGATATTTCAACATTCTCACCACCCAATGGGAACAGAAGTACCATGGCAACAAGCTCAAAG GAGTTGATCTACTTCGCAGTTGGTGCTACAAAGGGTTCCACACAGGAGCCGTCtctgattctgttccactg TGGTCTCTCCCAGCATCCCTTCTGACTGTCCCAAAGGATGAAGTGACACCCAGTGCTTTCTCCAAATCGGAGCCTGGCAAGCTGGG aaaacacagctcctctGAGGGAAGCATACTGCTCTCTGAAGACGAGACCACCAAGCCCAAGAAGACCCAAGCtggccttttccttttccccaggaAACCCAGTTCCTCAAAGGACAGTGAGGACACAAGCAAAGAGGCCAGCCTCTCCACCCAGATGCTGCCTGTGACCAAGTGCTCTGGGAGGACGAgactctctgcttcctctgcctcccagtTAACTGGTGACTCCCTCCTGGCTGCTGTGAGCCCTTGA